The following proteins are encoded in a genomic region of Vicinamibacterales bacterium:
- a CDS encoding PaaI family thioesterase yields the protein MSTTRVRTVTWDDPAVTAPAFTAGPGLEVLRRSLAGAFPPSPMAQLMGLELVDAAPGTAVFAADPGEHLYNPSGVVHGGFAATILDSAVGCAVYTTVEGGDTYTTIELKVNYVKAITTATGRVRATGRVLHRGRRTVVAEGRLEDASGRLLAHATTTCLVIPA from the coding sequence ATGTCGACGACTCGCGTGCGCACCGTGACCTGGGACGATCCGGCCGTCACGGCACCGGCCTTCACGGCCGGACCGGGCCTCGAGGTCCTTCGGCGGTCGCTCGCCGGCGCCTTCCCTCCCTCGCCCATGGCGCAGCTGATGGGCCTGGAACTGGTCGACGCGGCCCCCGGAACGGCGGTGTTCGCGGCGGATCCCGGTGAGCACCTCTACAACCCGTCGGGCGTCGTCCACGGCGGGTTCGCGGCGACCATTCTCGATTCCGCCGTCGGCTGCGCCGTCTACACGACGGTCGAGGGCGGCGACACCTACACGACCATCGAACTGAAGGTGAACTACGTCAAGGCCATCACGACGGCCACGGGACGGGTCCGGGCCACCGGGCGCGTGCTGCACCGCGGCCGGCGCACCGTCGTGGCGGAAGGACGACTGGAAGACGCGTCCGGCCGGCTGCTGGCCCACGCCACTACGACCTGCCTCGTGATCCCGGCCTGA
- a CDS encoding zinc ribbon domain-containing protein, protein MPIFEYTCRACQHQFETLVRTGGTPACPKCASVDLEKLLSLPAIKSESTHALAMKAAQKRDAKQADINARTQREYELAHED, encoded by the coding sequence GTGCCGATCTTCGAGTACACCTGCCGCGCCTGCCAGCACCAGTTCGAGACCCTCGTCCGCACCGGCGGCACGCCCGCATGCCCGAAGTGCGCCAGCGTGGACCTCGAGAAGCTCCTGTCGCTGCCGGCCATCAAGTCGGAATCGACCCACGCGCTCGCGATGAAGGCGGCCCAGAAGCGTGACGCGAAACAGGCCGACATCAACGCCCGCACCCAGCGGGAGTACGAGCTGGCGCACGAGGACTAG
- a CDS encoding HupE/UreJ family protein, protein MKRTVALALAGCLLLAARPGAHEIPNEVTVQTFLKPQGHTLVFLVRAPLKAMRDVDIPTRENGFLDVARVQRTLDDAAMLWIGDFVELFEDGEPLPKPQAVSAARVSLPSDRSFASFDEAEAHLAAPPLPEDTDLYWEDGLLDVRFEYPIRSDQSRFAIRPGLTRLGLRVNVVMRLLSPGNPERAFDVHGDPGIVQLDPRWHQAAFRFVKDGFFHILDGTDHLLFLFALVIPFRRLRPLVAVVTAFTVAHSITLIASAFDMAPSALWFPPLIETLIAASIVYMAIENITGAHLQRRWVVTFGFGLVHGFGFSFALRESLQFAGRHLLTSLLSFNVGVELGQLLVLAVLLPVLAVVFGRVVDERLGVVIASAFVAHTSWHWLTDRWAVLRQYPIVWPTVDAAFMAAVLRWAMLAVLAVLAAHLVRPLVGAAPDAGAERS, encoded by the coding sequence GTGAAGCGAACCGTCGCGCTGGCGCTCGCCGGCTGCCTGCTGCTCGCCGCCCGGCCGGGCGCGCACGAAATTCCCAACGAAGTCACGGTTCAGACCTTCCTGAAGCCCCAGGGCCACACGCTGGTGTTCCTCGTCCGCGCGCCGTTGAAGGCCATGCGCGACGTGGACATCCCGACCCGCGAGAACGGCTTCCTCGACGTCGCGCGCGTCCAGCGCACGCTCGACGATGCGGCCATGCTCTGGATCGGCGATTTCGTCGAGTTGTTCGAGGACGGCGAGCCGCTGCCGAAGCCACAGGCCGTCTCGGCGGCCCGGGTGTCGCTGCCCTCCGACCGCTCGTTCGCCAGCTTCGACGAGGCCGAGGCGCACCTGGCGGCGCCCCCGCTCCCCGAGGACACCGACCTCTATTGGGAGGACGGACTCCTCGACGTCCGCTTCGAGTATCCGATCCGGTCCGACCAGTCCCGCTTCGCCATCCGCCCCGGCCTGACGCGCCTCGGGCTCCGGGTGAACGTGGTGATGCGCCTCCTGAGCCCCGGCAACCCGGAGCGCGCCTTCGACGTGCACGGCGACCCGGGCATCGTGCAGCTCGATCCGCGCTGGCACCAGGCGGCGTTCCGCTTCGTCAAGGACGGCTTCTTCCACATCCTCGACGGGACGGACCACCTGCTGTTCCTCTTCGCGCTGGTGATCCCGTTCCGGCGCCTGCGCCCGCTCGTGGCCGTCGTGACGGCCTTCACGGTGGCGCACTCCATCACGCTCATCGCCTCGGCGTTCGACATGGCGCCGAGCGCCCTGTGGTTCCCCCCGCTCATCGAGACCCTGATCGCGGCCTCGATCGTGTACATGGCGATCGAGAACATCACCGGCGCGCACCTGCAGCGTCGGTGGGTCGTGACGTTCGGCTTCGGGTTGGTGCACGGATTCGGCTTCTCGTTCGCGCTTCGCGAGTCGCTGCAGTTCGCGGGCCGGCACCTGCTGACCTCGCTCCTGTCCTTCAACGTCGGCGTGGAGCTGGGGCAGCTGCTGGTCCTGGCGGTCCTGCTGCCCGTGCTCGCCGTCGTGTTCGGCCGGGTCGTGGACGAGCGGCTCGGCGTCGTCATCGCGTCGGCGTTCGTGGCGCACACGTCCTGGCACTGGCTGACCGACCGCTGGGCCGTGCTGCGGCAGTACCCGATCGTCTGGCCGACGGTGGACGCGGCGTTCATGGCCGCCGTGCTGCGGTGGGCGATGCTGGCCGTCCTGGCGGTGCTGGCCGCGCACCTCGTGCGTCCGCTCGTCGGGGCGGCGCCCGACGCCGGGGCCGAGCGTTCATGA
- a CDS encoding RluA family pseudouridine synthase has protein sequence MSPPAPIAILYEDASLVVVDKPSGVPVVPAPGTAEGECLRDRVAATIGTRTWVVHRLDRDTSGVVVFARTAEAHRALSMAFEARDVGKQYLAFVRGCPDPPSGRIDVPLHDARRGRTRPAARGEAGAREAATGYGVVSVWRSGAAAISAVRAAPHTGRRHQIRVHLRAIGTPILADPIYGGGIAVPPFEGPASRLALHAASIGFPHPVSGRRVVVDAPLPADLAALDAWLDAHWTREAGS, from the coding sequence ATGTCGCCGCCGGCGCCGATCGCCATCCTCTACGAGGACGCCAGCCTGGTCGTCGTCGACAAGCCCTCGGGCGTGCCGGTCGTGCCCGCCCCCGGCACCGCCGAGGGCGAGTGTCTGCGCGACAGGGTCGCCGCCACGATCGGCACCCGGACGTGGGTCGTGCACCGGCTGGACCGGGACACGTCGGGCGTCGTCGTCTTCGCGCGCACGGCCGAGGCGCATCGGGCGCTCTCGATGGCGTTCGAGGCCCGCGACGTCGGCAAGCAGTACCTGGCGTTCGTGCGCGGCTGCCCGGACCCGCCGTCGGGGCGGATCGACGTGCCGCTCCACGACGCGCGGCGGGGCAGGACCCGGCCGGCGGCGCGCGGCGAGGCCGGCGCGCGCGAGGCGGCGACCGGCTACGGCGTCGTGAGCGTGTGGCGTTCGGGCGCGGCCGCGATCAGCGCGGTGCGGGCGGCCCCGCACACGGGGCGACGGCACCAGATTCGCGTGCACCTCAGGGCCATCGGCACGCCGATCCTCGCCGATCCCATCTACGGCGGCGGCATCGCGGTCCCGCCCTTCGAGGGCCCCGCATCGCGGCTGGCCCTGCATGCGGCGTCGATCGGGTTCCCGCACCCGGTGAGCGGACGGCGCGTCGTCGTGGACGCGCCCCTGCCGGCCGACCTCGCCGCGCTCGACGCGTGGCTCGACGCGCACTGGACGCGGGAGGCGGGGTCGTGA
- a CDS encoding FkbM family methyltransferase, which yields MSEARIGREHVVWAYRLLLDRDPESEQAIEPKLRAWRTSEELRRDIMASEEFRLKNPDAAGHGGPALVIKPLGGARLWIDLADHVIGLPILRDGYERAAAALAVSLVRPGDTAVDVGAHIGFFALQLADAVGATGRVHAFEPLDRNADLLERSIAESGFGGRLQLHRAAVSDTTGEALLRFARETLNTGGAFLAAANDAADGLATARVPTVRLDDAGLRRPVRFLKMDVEGAEPQVVRGARRLLAEDRPFVLSEVHPEQLQRVSGTTPVALLGEMAALGYGVHAVEDGRVGAPVDPASIDRVETVILVPR from the coding sequence ATGAGCGAGGCGAGAATCGGCCGGGAGCACGTGGTGTGGGCGTATCGGCTGCTGCTCGACCGGGACCCGGAGAGCGAGCAGGCGATCGAGCCGAAGCTGCGCGCCTGGCGGACGAGCGAGGAGCTGCGGCGCGACATCATGGCGTCGGAGGAGTTCCGGCTGAAGAATCCCGACGCGGCCGGCCACGGCGGGCCCGCGCTCGTCATCAAGCCGCTCGGCGGCGCGCGGCTGTGGATCGACCTCGCGGATCACGTGATCGGGCTGCCGATCCTGCGCGATGGCTACGAACGCGCGGCGGCGGCCCTGGCCGTGTCACTGGTCCGGCCCGGAGACACCGCCGTGGACGTCGGCGCCCACATCGGGTTCTTCGCGCTGCAGCTGGCCGACGCAGTCGGCGCGACCGGGCGCGTGCATGCGTTCGAGCCGCTGGACCGCAACGCGGATCTGCTCGAGCGCTCGATCGCCGAGAGCGGGTTCGGCGGGCGCCTGCAGCTCCATCGCGCAGCCGTGTCCGACACGACGGGCGAGGCCCTGCTGCGCTTCGCGCGCGAGACCCTCAACACGGGCGGTGCCTTCCTCGCCGCTGCGAACGACGCGGCCGACGGCCTCGCGACCGCCCGCGTGCCGACGGTGCGACTGGACGACGCCGGTCTCCGGCGTCCCGTCCGGTTCCTCAAGATGGACGTCGAGGGTGCCGAGCCGCAGGTGGTACGCGGCGCCCGCCGTCTGCTCGCGGAGGACCGGCCGTTCGTGCTGTCGGAGGTGCACCCCGAGCAGTTGCAGCGGGTGTCGGGCACGACGCCCGTCGCGCTCCTGGGCGAGATGGCCGCCCTCGGCTACGGCGTGCACGCCGTGGAGGACGGGCGGGTCGGGGCGCCGGTGGATCCGGCGTCCATCGACCGGGTGGAGACGGTCATCCTGGTGCCGCGCTGA
- a CDS encoding cytochrome c, with product MTFAKVGFVLVPAAWLFLVTAAPEAAQSKSVVDGVFTEAQATRGNEVYQRECSSCHGEGLGGDGFAPALAGTEFLGNWNGTTVGDLYDRIRISMPPSNPSSVNAQAKADIIAHVFKANKYPAGKEELTPDTLKPIKIELPK from the coding sequence ATGACATTCGCGAAGGTCGGTTTCGTGCTCGTGCCGGCGGCCTGGCTGTTCCTGGTCACGGCGGCCCCGGAGGCCGCGCAGTCGAAGAGCGTGGTCGACGGCGTCTTCACCGAGGCGCAGGCCACCCGCGGCAACGAGGTGTACCAGCGGGAGTGCAGTTCGTGCCACGGCGAAGGACTGGGCGGCGACGGGTTCGCGCCCGCGCTGGCCGGCACCGAGTTCCTGGGCAACTGGAACGGCACGACGGTCGGGGATCTCTACGATCGCATCCGGATCTCGATGCCTCCGAGCAACCCGTCGTCGGTGAACGCCCAGGCCAAGGCCGACATCATCGCCCACGTCTTCAAGGCCAACAAGTACCCGGCCGGCAAGGAAGAGCTGACGCCCGACACCCTCAAGCCCATCAAGATCGAGCTGCCCAAGTAG
- a CDS encoding class I SAM-dependent methyltransferase → MTVIVIVPARGTERLARTADLPLSLCPAPADLADGAVAELTTARHVPLGVAVLDRATGLWRVMSRGAEPHRAPDAAWAEDRIARAARLRGAFGLDAPEAAYRLLNGAGDGTPGVVADLYAGWAVVAAAAPGLVAVATGIAEALVGRGSCRGAVVKLRARGRPADGGPVATVGETPPARLEVREGPWRFEVHLTTGVNVGLFTDMREERARIAGLARGRDVLNLFAYTGTLSIAAAAGGAASVTSVDVSEGVLGWARDHIAMNGLDAGRHRTEARDAATFVAEAGARGERFDLVLVDPPSYSAARGAPFAIDRDYPALVSAAAGLMPPDGDLWLASNTRGFQLAGMAHAALAAAGRRASVVAQGGLPPDYPTELADADARYLQTCLLRLA, encoded by the coding sequence GTGACCGTGATCGTGATCGTGCCCGCCCGGGGCACCGAGCGCCTGGCCCGGACGGCGGATCTCCCCCTGTCGCTCTGCCCGGCGCCGGCCGACCTGGCTGACGGCGCCGTGGCGGAACTGACCACCGCCCGCCACGTGCCGCTCGGCGTGGCGGTCCTCGACCGCGCCACCGGCCTCTGGCGCGTCATGAGCCGCGGCGCGGAGCCGCACCGGGCGCCCGACGCCGCGTGGGCCGAGGACCGGATCGCGAGGGCGGCCCGTCTCCGCGGCGCGTTCGGGCTCGACGCTCCGGAGGCCGCGTACCGGCTGCTGAACGGCGCCGGGGACGGCACGCCGGGCGTGGTCGCCGATCTGTACGCGGGATGGGCGGTCGTGGCCGCGGCCGCCCCCGGCCTCGTGGCCGTCGCGACCGGCATCGCCGAGGCGCTGGTCGGGCGCGGCAGCTGCCGGGGGGCGGTCGTGAAGCTGCGCGCCCGGGGCCGTCCGGCGGATGGCGGTCCCGTGGCCACCGTGGGCGAGACGCCGCCCGCGCGCCTCGAGGTGCGCGAGGGTCCGTGGCGATTCGAAGTGCATCTCACGACCGGCGTGAACGTCGGACTCTTCACCGACATGCGGGAGGAGCGTGCGCGGATCGCGGGCCTGGCGCGGGGACGTGACGTGCTGAACCTGTTCGCCTACACCGGCACGCTGTCGATCGCCGCGGCGGCGGGCGGGGCGGCGTCGGTGACGAGCGTGGACGTGTCCGAGGGGGTGCTGGGCTGGGCCCGGGATCACATCGCCATGAACGGACTCGATGCCGGCCGGCATCGCACGGAGGCGCGCGACGCGGCCACGTTCGTGGCGGAGGCCGGGGCCCGGGGCGAGCGCTTCGATCTGGTCCTCGTCGACCCGCCCAGCTACTCGGCCGCCCGCGGGGCGCCCTTCGCGATCGACCGTGACTATCCGGCGCTGGTGTCCGCCGCCGCGGGCCTGATGCCGCCGGACGGCGACCTGTGGCTGGCCAGCAACACGCGGGGCTTCCAGCTCGCCGGCATGGCGCACGCGGCGCTCGCGGCCGCCGGCCGCCGCGCGTCGGTCGTGGCCCAGGGCGGCCTGCCGCCGGACTATCCCACGGAGCTGGCCGACGCCGACGCCCGCTACCTGCAGACGTGCCTGTTACGCCTGGCCTGA